ATCTGCCGAAAGGAGAAGATCCATTTATTGCTAGTCAGCTCGCGATGCAttgtatttcttttttgttttgctaAGCTGAAAAGCCTTGGAGCAAGGTGTTTTGGGCATTGGTTTGAGAGCCAGTTGTCATCCCAAAACAAtgcttttttttccatctcctagcATGATCTCTGTAGCAGCTTGGAAAAGACTCTTGTCGACATTGTCATAAGGCAACTCTGAGCCCAACCAAGGCTTGTTTTCCTCCTTCCAACTGAACCAAAACTAGAGAAGATGAATGGCTCTAGAGAACTTGTTAAGCTCTAAAATTCCGAGGCCTATTCAATTTTTCGGCATGCAAACTGTGTTCTAGTTAACTAGGCTGTATCCTGGGCTGACATTGTTGGGGTCGTCTTCTTTCCAACGGAACGCTCTGCGAAAACGATCAATGCATTTGATAACCCACTACTTAGGTGTTTGGATTCCTGTCATATGATATATTGGAAGGGCGGTAAGAAGTGATTTAACAAGAGTTTCACGGCCTGCTGAAGTGAAAAACTTTCCTTTCCAACCTGGTAAGCGTGCACCACATTTGTCAATCAAGGGAGTGAAGTCCACTTTCCTTAGTTTGCGCATGTGCAGCGGCAAACCTAAATAGGAGCAGGGGAAAGTTTTTATCGACCCCGGGGGAACTTGCGTTATATCTTGAACATCCACACCCTCACAAGCTATTGGGAATATTTCGGTCTTTTCATTGTTGGTGTGCGGACCGGATGCTTTGGAAAATGAAATTAAAATCTGGCACATCATGTCGAGATCTTGTTCTGTCGACTTGACAAAAATAGCAACATCATCAGCATAAAGAAAACAACGAAAACGGCTCACTCTGTATGACATCGGCGTGAGAATAGGCAATTCTTCAGCTTTACAAATCATTGTTTGCTGCGGTTCCATGACAAGAATAAACAGGAAAGGTGAAAGGGGATCACCTTGTCTTAAACCTCTACAATGTTTTATTTTCTCTCCTGGTGAACCATTGAAGAGAATCTTTGAAGAGGAAGCAAGCAAATTTGATACCCAATTGCGCAATCTTGTTCCGAAGCCAAAACGTTGTAGGACTTTCGACAAGAAAGGCCAGCTTACCGAGTCAAAAGCTTTTGAAATGTTGACTTTGACAAAAAGGCATTTGTTTTCTGTGCCTATGGAAAAAATTTACCATGTTTTGGACAAAGAGAAAATTATCGTGAATAGCTCTTTTCCTCAcaaacacactttgattatGAGAGACCAATTCATTAAGTCTCGGTGCCAATCTGTTTGCAAGAGTCTTGGTGATGATTTTTGCAAAGCTATGCATTAAGCTTATAGGTCTATAATGATCAGCGCTGGAGGTGTCTCCTTTTTAGGGAGGAGATTGATGTGCGATGAattcaaatcttgcaaattagAAGTGTTCAGGTTCCAGAACCATTAAAGCGCTGCTAAGAAATCACCATTCAAAAAGTCTATATGGATGCTCACCGTTGATAGTACTGTTTCACTGAACCATCTTTCCAATAGGGCTGTTTATGGACAGATTTCTGCGGGTCAAAACAGTTTGTGTACAGCTGGTTTTCTGATTTGTAcgattttcctctcttttcccttCCGTGCTCAAACGATAGAGAGGTAGAGCCACAGAGAGCCAATGACCATGGATCCAACTACGGCCATTCACAGGTGAAGCAAACCCAACTAGAACCGTCAATCCAACCTGGACAAGACCAGAAATGTGTTGTCCTATGGTTGTTGGTTTCCCGGTTCGAACCTGCAGAATAGTATATAGGTTGGGTTGAACACAGGTTAAACCTAGGTTACCCTCAGGTTGGGTTAAATTtagtattatatatgttcaGTAAAGAATATGTAACCACCATTAGGTTGCCCATTTTTCGGATGGGCTAGTATTTGCTTCGAAAcaagtattaaaaaaatcatggtaGCAAATAACAGAACAGTGGGATcaaatcatgtcatcattaCAATCACTCCAAATTGATGTCCTCCGGCCAACTAAGTCTGCAACTATCAACAATAGGTATCACAATTGGAACCTCAAGAGGCCTATGTGGCAGCAGCACATCTACTGTATATATTCAGGGTGAAATTGTTTCTTTCCTCTTACCAACAGTTAATTCAAAATGATTGTGCACACTTTGCACCTCTGCCGTAAGGGAAATCAATGTATACATTCTATTCACATCCTCTTTTGGTCGGTTCTGCTTCTGTAAAAATCATGAACCAATGGCATCCCTGAATTTGTTAGCTATCACTGCTCTGAATCCCCAACGACCATGTAAACCATTAGAAGAAGATGTTGCAACCAAAAATGGTCGCTCTTCAGATAATATTTGCTTCTTCCATATTCATCGATATCGAAGGAATGAaggagatgaatttattaactAATAAACTTGCTACGGTAGAATGAAACTATTCATCTATACGGTTTGCACATTTTTGTGTCTCTTTGTTCCGTTGTTCTGGGCTGTGTTTAAGGCTAATGGTTCACTATCTCCCAGCTTACAAATTTTTTACGGTCAACTTTTTTTAAGATACTAACAAATTACCCATGCCATGCCATCCCATCGCCTATGgttccttctttttcttgatTGGCTGCTTTTCTGGAGGaactgttagtttttttttcttttacttttggATGTGGTGGGTTTGCCCACCATGGGGAGCAGGATGTTGGTTTTCTCCACTAAGTTTTCTAGAGACGTGTGGGTAAGTCCAAGTGAACCGCACACGAAGAGGTGAATGGACGACTATgcttttaagtagtagagatatctTCGGAGTGGCTTTGATTAATTGGCACGCTTGAATAGCATTCTACATCAAGCGACAGATATCATGAACTTCAATGGCTGGAAGTTGGAAGAAGTAAAAATCCCAAGAAATACTcctttctaaaaataaaaattctagaACTACTACAAATTCCAgaattacattgtaaatacaatTAATTCCGTAGTTGATATGTGACAGTCAGTACGCGTGCTACTTTTCATAAATACAGTTACCCAGTCAACAAGAAAACGTCAAAGGGCAAACAGCGATGGTATTCATTGCTCATTGAGTCTCCAGTCATGTTTCAGTCCTTCCATGTCATCTACATGACATATGCGCAGAGGCCGAGAATTTTCTTAGTATGATTTTATCAACTTGATGTAATCGTCTGAGATTAATAAAAGCttcctttataaaaaaaatgtcatctaCATGTCGCTAGGCAAATATGTTATGTAACTTCATCATTTTCCTAACATAAGCATTTTATGTGATGCAATATTAATTTACAACAGTCAACTTGTTTATTTccaaatacatatataatagGAAAATATTTAGGTGCTGTAGGTAAAAGATATGCTGCAACAAGTTTGAAAGTCCTTTTGCCtcataaatatttcttttttgtaGAATGACCCATCTTGTGGATATGTAGCAAAGAAACCAGAGGTCATGTCTCAGGAGTGCTGTCTTGCTGGTGATCGCCATTTCTCACCAGCAAAACCACTCAACTTTATGTGTTAGCAGAGAATAAAATCTCAAAACTATACTTCAAGTCAAATCTAATTCaactttcaagaaaaaaaattcaggacTTCCAACTTATGAATATCCTGCAGActcattttatttgtttatttaacTGGTGATTTATTTATTGATTGATTAGGAAACACAAAGAATGGTTTCATTGTCAAATCGACCCATCACCTTCATCACACCCAATGAGTACTGTGGTGATTCCTCAGTAGCAACCACCTCATTAAGCTGATCCTAGATATTCAGAACAAGACGAAGGAACATGTTTGATGCAGTGTGCAGAGTGACTAGTTGCTATAGGAGGAGAGCTTAATAAAGGAAAAATCAAGGagaatttgagttgaatgttttgtGAGACGGACAAAACAAAATGTTATGTTTTGGATTGTGCCTTCTCAAGATGGGATATTACTACAATGGTTGTCTTATTTAATGTTTTGGATTCAGACTGTAATACTGAAgttttttttgactgaataaATCCTACTGTTTGTTCCCTCAAAAATGCTTTCTCAGAATTTAAGTAGCCATGATGAAGATAACATATGAAACTTGTGATAACATTGTACATATGTTGAATAGTAAGAATTTAAAATCGGTAAGTGCAGAATATTAACTTCCTAGATTTCATCCATAATCAATACTAATAGGGTTTTCATTGACCAGATAAAGGCTGATTATGCCCTCATTTtagtaaaataaaaatgcaACTAAAGGTGTGTGTGGTTGGAGGGATTTGGGTGGATAGGATGATATTATTCAGGATGATGTAATATGTGTTTTTGGAATATTATCCTAAAATGCTGTATATGATTACATTTTTCAAACATTTTCGCTTTCCACAGCTCATGATAGCACTCAGTTGATGTGTCTCAGCTTGTATGCAGTCCCACAGACCAAGAGGCTCATGATCAAAGATGGGCATATGTCTGCACCAGAGCAAGCACTTTGCGTGGCCTCATGGGAGAAAAACTGAGGGAAAAgctaaagaaaaggaaaggaaaattaaagaaagggaaaaagaaaatggaagaaAATATAGTGCCAAGAACCTATGGTGTGTGCATCCTATCTCTCCAACCAAACACTGTCTCGTATCATCCCACGTATACATAAAACTAACCAAGCAATTTGATGCATTGTTTAATACATCGAACCAAACAGATAACTTGCATAAGTGTATTTAGGATCATCACATCATCATGTACTATTCCATCCATTCATCCCTATCCTTCAACCAAACGCATCCTAAATGCCTATGGATACTGACTGGTCTTGCTGTCAATCATTTCCAACCTACTATACACAGCAGCGATTCTTGGGAGATAAATAAGCATGTCTTATAGAGAGATGTGCACAGACACACAAGCCTTTAGAGAGcagcacacaaacacacaagcCTTTGCAGAGCTACACACGTGAATAGATTCAGATGGAGGTAGCCTTATCTGCAATTGCAAGTGACCTAATCAACCGACTCACGTCATTTCTGATGAAGAAATACATGGAAAGTACTTCTATAGATGACAAGATGAAGAGGCTGAAGGAACTCCTACTTAGAGTCCACATAGTTGTCGAGGAAGCAGATCGGCGATGCATCACAAACCCTATGATGTTAATGCAACTCAAGATGCTTGCAGAAAGCATGTATCGAGGGTACTACATGCTGGACACAATCAAGTACAAATCACCAAAGGACGAAGAGGTGAGAAAGTTGTGTACTATGTATGTTTCTTTGAAACGCTCGCGCACAATTTTTGATACCCCTAGAAGCCCTGCTGATGACAATGAATTAGAAATTGTGCTAAACAATTTGGAAGCTGCCATTTCCAATATCAATGAGTTTGTTGTATTGTTAGTGGGATGTGAACGTGTCTGTCGCAGACCCTACGATGCTTACCTTTATACTGACAATTTTATGTTTGGTCGTCATGCCGAAAAGCAACAGATTATCAACATTTTGTTGCAAAATCCTTGTCAGCAGGGTGGTCCTCTTGTTCTTCCAATCATTGGTGGCTGCAGGGTAGGAAAGAAAACTTTGGTCAGCCATGTCTGTGGTGATGAGCGGATCAGATCTTACTTTCGTTCGATTTTGTACATCAATGGAGATAATATGTGGGGAATGGAGCACACAAAGTTCAAAAGGGAGAGGACTTTGATAGTAGGTGAATTTTTTACGGACATAGATGAAGATGACTGGGTAAAGTTCTATTGTACTGTAAGTCAAATGACAGATCGAGGGAGCAAAGTGATAATCATAAGTCGGATTGGAAAGCTTGCAAGGTTTGGAACAGTAAAGACAGTTTGTCTAAACAGTTTATCACAAGAGGAATATAGCTACCTTTTCAAGATGCTAGCATTTGGAAGCATAGATGAAAAGGACCATCCTAAGATGGCCATGGTTGCAAATGATCTTGCAGTTGTCTTGGGTGGATCACTGATAACTGCAAACGTGGTTGCTGACTTGCTTAGAAGGAACCATGATTTTCAATTATGGAACAGCGTATTGCAGCGCTTCAAGGAGATGGTAAAAAGTAACTTGTCAAAATATGGTGAACATCCAAAAGATATCATTGAGAAAGAGCATCCAATAGACATAACTAGATTTGGATCATCTTATCGTACTCGTCTTCATCTGATGCCACCTCGAGTAGAAAGGGATGATAGTCCAAACAGGAAAAAACCAAGTTTGTTATTCAGAGACCTAATAGCTGGATGTGCTGCAATTCCAGATGGCGATTTTGAATTAGTAACATGGGAATCACGAATACCACCCCATACCAAGTATGTGCAGTCTGCTGTAGCTTTCGTCAATGGCAAGAATGGATGTACTACATCTACAAGGAAGCGTCGATCCAACGCTTGATTTGGTTCAAAGCCAAGAAGTAGTGTAACAATGATTTGCTATATTCGAACTGAGTGAATAATAAGTCATAATGATTTCAGCGCAAAATAAGAGTACTATGTGTATAGCAATGATCTTAAAGCACGGCTATAGCTTGTTTGGTTTTGACATATGCATTCTACTTGTGTGTCTTTGTGTTGTTGAAGGATGTAATGAAGTCAAACTTGTAATTCCAGTCTCCTATGTACACTGTCGATATACAAGTACTGAATAGAAATATTTTCTGAAGTTCCTGAGTGTGCGAAAATAATAGTATTAGGAATGAAGcagtaaaataattaatatgcaCTAGTTGGATGGGAGAAACTCCTGAGTGTGCCAAAATTCTATGGGGGTAGTATGTGCTTTGATACTGAACATCCACTGAGAGCATGTGGGAGCACTAGCTAGGGAGGAAGAGAATACCAACTATACATTTCAAACAGAAAACAAGTCTAAGAAATGAGTGAGTGAACAAACACAATATAATGATGAAGTTGTGGGTGTATAACTCCATCGAGGGACAATCCTAGGGTCGAATTGAGCAATTTTAGTTAGACGATCATATATGGGATTTTAATGGGATTATGGAGCCAAGCCTGTGGCTCAAACCCTTATTGCTCTAGGCCTGGCTCTGCCCCTGACTCTAATTATCAAAGCTCAAATCCTGATGTAAAAGAAATATGTTTGTGTGTattttctatatagttggtGCATAGTTGAAAGTTATAATTCCTAtctaaaagaagaagaaatgagcGAATGCCCCTTAGCCAAGGAAATTGAGGGGGATTTAGACGGGATTTATTCCACATCTATTTgggtgtggaattattctctCAGTTCCCTTAAGTCCCTCACTCttggggattaaccgaacagGGCCTAAGGGAATTTGTGCCCTTAACTGGATCTCTATCGGTGTGAACAGTACTTTTTCTAGGCTATAACATCAAATCTTAATTAGTACATCACAGTGTCGTGGACTCATGGTAGACAACACTAATTTATGGTTCAGCGGATTAAGTGGAAAGAGGAGGGAAAGGTACCTATGATGGAAAAAGGTTTCCTATTCCACTTAATTTGATTCATCATTTGCTTGAGTTTTCATAGTCTTTCTGTTAAAATAAATGAATCTGAGCTTGAAATTTAAACTAGTGATACATTAAATAATTGAGAAGTACATGTAAAATTTTGTTTTCTAGACTTCTGATCATGTAGATTTTGTTCCTAGACCAAAATCagatttatttcattttttttgctcATGTTGTGATTTTAATTCATTTGCCAATTGTGCTTATTACAGAGAGACTTTATTCTATTCGTAGATGTCACTGCTACGTCATTTATATTTAGCTCATCAGATTATAATGTAGCATATATTAAAGGTTAGACATCGATAGGATTAAACAATGAGACTGTTTGCTGTTTGAGCCTTAATTCTAGGATGCAAGTACTACAGCACCTCAAGTATGTCTGAATGACATAAAGCAAATTTTGTTTATGAAGTTCCAAGAAATAATAGAAAGGAATGTTTACATCAATACTTTCTTTCTATTAAAGAATCCAACATTAGTTTTGCTATGATGAAGTGGACAGGAAACTAAACCATGGTTTTTGTCTTAAGGAGTCATGAGCAGCTAGTTGTGGTCATCATCATAACTCACCAATATGTGATCAAATTGAATTTTACAGGAAACATGGGCAGAGGTTTTTACTATGCTGTATATACATTAATATAAACTAGAATGTTGTTCGCACGTTGCAACAGGATTTTAATTAATACAAACTATCATTAACCcgtttttatataaatttgtaactgatatgtgggccctcTGGTCCCACCCTATTCTTTATTCCTTCCCACAATAAGTAGagttggtggtgggggtggttaACTTGTGGGCCCTCTAGCCCCACATGTACTCTACATATTCCAAATGGTAGGGAGGTGGTGCTTGGGGTGGTGCCAcattcaccactcaccaccactTCTTTTTACAGGAGTATAGATAATATTccctttatcttaaaatataagaagtcGTGGaccattttaaaattaagtttaatatcgagggaaaaaaatatgatgtCCTTCACTAATTAAATGGGAGGTGTGATGAGAAGCGGGAGGGTTGATACGGTTTACGAACCTAGAAGGGGAAATACTTGCGATTGGGTGAAAATTAAATTAAGGTAGCTGCGTGAAGGAAATGGTATTCTAGAAATCCTTATAGTATAGAATAAATTTGAAACGCTAAACTTGGGACGAAGCATTCACAAGCTAGGAAGAGGTTTGAAAAAATATACAAGAAATGTCACTAAGGCTTGCTTGGATGGCCTGTAATTGGCCCATTACCGGTGTAAAATGAGTAGGATCAAACAACATgaactaagccaaccaaagggggggggggggtgaatggttgtagtacccaaaaaccgaagctcttagcggaattaaaagttatcaTCAATTTCGATGACGATCGGTCTAACTGGAGTAGgtgtgccggtctgaccgttcAGTGAACTCCGGTCTGACTGGTGGAGTAGCTCCGGTCCAACCGCCCAACTCGCTGTTGTCACCTGTCGCCTCAGTAGGTCTAACCGCCATGTCCTCGCCGGTCTTCCTGCACAGATACTGCGGTTTGACCGTCGGTGTCACATTGGTTGAACCACCGAACCTAAGCAAATACAAATCGAAGATCTCTTAAAGATtgaaactttattacttctctttgTGTTTATAATGTGCAACAACACTCctcacaaaaatctcgactagactcgaaaccctaactttttttCTCAACTCAACTCTCCCAAAAACGATACTGAGAGAAACCTTCctgtacaagaaacaaactttacaaactccaattgtaccaaatttgaCAACGCATCCCATagcacacaatatctccatcgtatggCATGCGAAATCTTCACCAAGCACGTGtattgatctttagcctaagcatcccgcatgatatccgGATCGTCCGGACGtcatcttctcccaagttgacttCGGATCCATCACCGGGaacactctcccgaggcatcaagacCACCTACATATGTACGAACTAAGAAACCATATCCGAGCTCAAGTTATCACCAACTTGGCTTATTGtcagcaaacaacagtattacatatgcatagtatccatctagaagttaTAAACATGAATTATCCACGGCTATCCAAATAATCAACACTAAACCGAATCTAACACAAACTCAGCCGGTCAAACCACGGGCTGGCTGGTCTAGCCGCTCACATAGCTCCGGTCTGATAGGCTACCAAAGCTCGGTCCGACCGGTCACAAATTGTCAGCAGTTCCTATTCATCACAtgtatctccaaaaccacttcgctgATAAtctccaactatcaaaaccaataatctcatatgccaatttttcatcacaaaataacaatcaaacacactttgattttacaatctcccccttgataaacacattggcaaacccatctAAAATGTTTTGGcgtttaagaaaataaaaaccaaagTGGTAAAAAAGCATTGGAGtgctcaaaatatttttaaaaaaacttttctcacttttgaaaagaaagaaatttccCTTGACTTGTAAAACATGCACTTGTATCACTTctccccttttgacaatgatttcattaagcataggaattatgatcaataatgttcaagagcttagcatcaTACATGGAGTCATTCATGTCATGTGTCGTAActttgataccacttgtaggattgacacaacaagaactaagccaaccagagagggTGAATGGTTCTAGTACCCAAACACCGAAACTTTTAgcagaattaaaagttaccctcagtTTCGATGACGATCGGTCTAACCGGAGTAGGTGTGCCGGTCTAATCGTTCGGTgaagtccggtctgaccggtagaGTAGCTCCGCTCTGACCGCCCAACTTTGAATtgcttgttgatatttcttaacgacattactaggaACATTATTCCCAGTAATGATGCCCGAAATACTTCTCAATATTCTTTACGGTTACAGATATAattcgcaagcgcacggatatactgCTGTAGCATTTCAGCTAGAaatattccaaggtatcgtatttatttaatcccaaggtAAGATATGACAAGAGACTACTATGCTAATAATTTGTATCACATGTATAGATCAAAGTCTAATTCAGGGGTTAATCAATTCAAGAGTAGGGTAGGTTGACACACATAAGGAATTAATCAGAATGCTCTTATTTTAAGCTAACTAGAGAATGAATAAGAAGAGAATATTTATGTTCTTATATAATCATTTTAGTCTACACTTACTATTATACAATTATGCagccaataccccctaactaTGTCCTCCTGGTATATGGAGAAGCCACCCTGATTGCCGAGTTTCTTTCGacaacccgtcatgaccatccaaccttTATAAAACTTGTCCTATCAATTGATAATGGCCATGCTTTATAGAGCCCGCCAAAACACGATATAGCCCAATAGCCCATACACATTAACACAATCATGGCCCAACAAAGCCCGACTTGCCTCTACATGGCGCTCTTCGCTGATCTGGTGTTGGAGCATCCGGTGATCTCCCGCACGAACctctccatcgccggcgccggcaagcaCATGGACACCACCGCGGCTTCCTCTCCTGCTCCAATCTTGCACCTCTCGTAGTAGCTGTACATGCTCGCCGCAGTCGCCTGTCCAACCGGcgtgaggccgccgccggcgcgctccCAC
The sequence above is drawn from the Oryza glaberrima chromosome 10, OglaRS2, whole genome shotgun sequence genome and encodes:
- the LOC127752958 gene encoding uncharacterized protein LOC127752958 isoform X1, whose translation is MEVALSAIASDLINRLTSFLMKKYMESTSIDDKMKRLKELLLRVHIVVEEADRRCITNPMMLMQLKMLAESMYRGYYMLDTIKYKSPKDEEQQIINILLQNPCQQGGPLVLPIIGGCRVGKKTLVSHVCGDERIRSYFRSILYINGDNMWGMEHTKFKRERTLIVGEFFTDIDEDDWVKFYCTVSQMTDRGSKVIIISRIGKLARFGTVKTVCLNSLSQEEYSYLFKMLAFGSIDEKDHPKMAMVANDLAVVLGGSLITANVVADLLRRNHDFQLWNSVLQRFKEMVKSNLSKYGEHPKDIIEKEHPIDITRFGSSYRTRLHLMPPRVERDDSPNRKKPSLLFRDLIAGCAAIPDGDFELVTWESRIPPHTKYVQSAVAFVNGKNGCTTSTRKRRSNA
- the LOC127752958 gene encoding uncharacterized protein LOC127752958 isoform X2, with amino-acid sequence MEVALSAIASDLINRLTSFLMKKYMESTSIDDKMKRLKELLLRVHIVVEEADRRCITNPMMLMQLKMLAESMYRGYYMLDTIKYKSPKDEEIINILLQNPCQQGGPLVLPIIGGCRVGKKTLVSHVCGDERIRSYFRSILYINGDNMWGMEHTKFKRERTLIVGEFFTDIDEDDWVKFYCTVSQMTDRGSKVIIISRIGKLARFGTVKTVCLNSLSQEEYSYLFKMLAFGSIDEKDHPKMAMVANDLAVVLGGSLITANVVADLLRRNHDFQLWNSVLQRFKEMVKSNLSKYGEHPKDIIEKEHPIDITRFGSSYRTRLHLMPPRVERDDSPNRKKPSLLFRDLIAGCAAIPDGDFELVTWESRIPPHTKYVQSAVAFVNGKNGCTTSTRKRRSNA
- the LOC127752958 gene encoding uncharacterized protein LOC127752958 isoform X3; amino-acid sequence: MEVALSAIASDLINRLTSFLMKKYMESTSIDDKMKRLKELLLRVHIVVEEADRRCITNPMMLMQLKMLAESMYRGYYMLDTIKYKSPKDEEGGPLVLPIIGGCRVGKKTLVSHVCGDERIRSYFRSILYINGDNMWGMEHTKFKRERTLIVGEFFTDIDEDDWVKFYCTVSQMTDRGSKVIIISRIGKLARFGTVKTVCLNSLSQEEYSYLFKMLAFGSIDEKDHPKMAMVANDLAVVLGGSLITANVVADLLRRNHDFQLWNSVLQRFKEMVKSNLSKYGEHPKDIIEKEHPIDITRFGSSYRTRLHLMPPRVERDDSPNRKKPSLLFRDLIAGCAAIPDGDFELVTWESRIPPHTKYVQSAVAFVNGKNGCTTSTRKRRSNA